The window CGATGTCCGCGAGTCCGCGTGGCTCGAGGGCGGTTCGCGAGCGCCGGTGCGGGGCCGTCTCTGCGGTGCGCAGTTCGGGCAGCAGGGCAGCGAGCTGGTCACCGCAGTAGCTAGCAGGGTCGAGATCCTCCACCAGCCCCAAGGTCCAGGCCAGGGCCCACGTGGCTTCGACGCAGACCTGCTCGGACGGGTCGATCCCGGCCGCCCCGGCGAGGCGTGCGGACTCCGACGGGGTGATGCAGTCGATGAGGTCATTGTCTGCGAGCCAGGCGCGTCCCACCTCCGGTGGCATCCGCATCGCGAGCCCGAGTCGCACGTTCAGCACCAGCAGTCGCTCGATGATCTCCTCGTGGGATCGCACAGCCAGGGGCTCTGCGCCGACGAGAGGCAGGTGCGGCGGTGGCATAGGGAATCCGAGCTCTCTCGCCACGGCGAGCGACCTCACGCGCAGCTGCTGCGGATCGGTCAAGGGGTCTCCTCCGTCATTGGATCTGCGGTCCCCTCATCGTGCCGGGTCGAGCCGCTCCCGTGGGAGACCCTCGGGGATCGCGTTCTGCGACGTGCTCCGAGTGTCCCACCCACGGTCCACAATGGGGCGGTGGCACCACGGGAGCAAGCAGCAAAGGGGCCGGCGTCCAGTGCGCTGGATCTGTTCAGCGCGCCCACGTCCCGCTGGTTCCGCGAGGCCTTCGGCTCCCCCACCCCCGCGCAGGAGGGCGCCTGGCGGGCCGTGTCGGCCGGGCAGGACACGCTGGTGGTGGCGCCGACGGGCTCCGGCAAGACCCTCGCCGCGTTCCTGGCCGCCATCGACCACCTCGCCTTCGGCCGAGGGGATGACGCAGACGATGCGCCCGGCACGAGCGTCCTGTACATCTCCCCCCTCAAGGCTCTGGGCGTGGACGTGGAGCGGAACCTCACCTCCCCGCTGATCGGCACCATGCGAGCCGCGGAGGTGCTGGGACATCCGCACCGCGGGATCGAGGTGGGGGTGCGCACCGGTGACACGCCGCCAGCCGAGCGCCGGCGCCTCATCTCCCACCCCCCGGACGTGCTGATCACCACCCCGGAATCGCTGTTCCTGATGCTGTCCTCCCAGGCCAGGGAGACCCTGCGCTCGGTGCGCACGGTGATCGTGGACGAGGTGCATGCCGTGGCCGGCACCAAGCGCGGCGTGCACCTGGCGCTGTCCCTGGCCAGGTTGGACGCGCTCGCCGCGCACCCCGTGCAGCGGATCGGGCTGTCGGCCACGGTGGAGCCGGCCGATGAAGTCGCTGCATTCCTGGCCGGGCACGGCCGGCCCCGGGAGGTGGCGGTGGTGCGCCCGCCCTCCCAGAAGCGCTGGGACCTCTCGGTGCAGCTGCCCGTCCCGGATCTCACGGCGATCGAGCCGCCGGCCGATGCGGTGGACGAGGACGACGTCTCCGGCACCATCTGGCCGCACGTGGAGCGGGCGGTGCTGGAGGAAGTGCTGGCACACCGCTCCACCATCGTGTTCACCAACTCCCGGCGACAGGCCGAGCGGCTCACCAGCAAGCTCAACCTGCTGCACCGCCGCCGCACAGCGCGGAATGCGGACGGCGAGGGCCGTGGAGAGGGCGAGTACGCGGAGCCCGGGACCGACGGCGCGGAGCTGGAGGACGTGGCGCGAGCCCACCACGGCTCCATGTCCAAGGAGCATCGCAAGCAGATCGAGGAGCAGCTCAAGGCCGGCACACTGCGCTGCGTGGTGGCCACCAGCTCCCTGGAGCTGGGGATCGACATGGGGGCGGTGGACCTGGTGATCCAGGTGGAGACCCCGTTCTCCGTCTCCTCCACCCTGCAGCGCATCGGCCGGGCCGGGCACGACG is drawn from Brachybacterium muris and contains these coding sequences:
- a CDS encoding DUF4272 domain-containing protein; the encoded protein is MRSLAVARELGFPMPPPHLPLVGAEPLAVRSHEEIIERLLVLNVRLGLAMRMPPEVGRAWLADNDLIDCITPSESARLAGAAGIDPSEQVCVEATWALAWTLGLVEDLDPASYCGDQLAALLPELRTAETAPHRRSRTALEPRGLADIAAQLDLHYVLTWGHTETHLQGRPSPGPVEAYVHLERRRALEWMLQVPLIPHQGWDDIDLST